In Fundidesulfovibrio magnetotacticus, the following are encoded in one genomic region:
- a CDS encoding response regulator has translation MGINDFSIGTRLKVGFALMLFLTMAVGAVALGQIDTLSRITERLYSHPFAVNTALRDMRGNTRVIDAALAELVPGVPPAAVESRRSEILKSFEHLHEHFALAEERYLGGKEDRVAVREAIQEWRGLVDQALASHREGRPREEQVRSVTSARRYSQECLQRIQVMLDFAGNRARLFLEEARREREDAILFMLVLLSLAVVAAGTVAAFVTRGITVPLGEVVGRLKGVAAGDIGDPLSMTRRDEMGELARAFGLLRAGLEDKIGVARAVAEGDLTREAVPSSERDALGQALDRMIRALRLASQANALNDWHKTGRTELAALLVGEEDAHAMAARVVSFLARWLDAQVGALYARGDGAFRLYGSYAFTPRGELPESFRPGEGLVGQAALEGRILAVDRLPGDALRVNSALVDARPGSVVLVPMAHEGEVLAVLELGAFGEFDDAKLEFLESVSGAVAQAFASMENQRRLRVLLDETQAQAVRLQVQQEELRSTNEELEQQANALRASEEELQQQQEELRAVNEELFEKNRFLELQKAEISLKNVELDNIRVGLEQKARELERSGRYKSEFLANMSHELRTPLNSLLLLSRSLMDNPGGNLSAEQVEYARIIHRSGNDLLGLINEILDLSRIEAGRMDLDLENAGPRDMAQNLRETFEALAREKGLSLLVEVEEALPATVRTDPRRVEQILRNLVSNAVKFTEQGGVTVRFATRGEGSMAVSVADTGAGIPEDKHQAVFEAFRQLEGGTDRRHGGTGLGLTISRELARLLGGEILLESRSGEGATFTLVLPLEGPPSAGDPAGTARADQGGDAAASGVFSGADPVRDAAPRERPRTPPPAVISDDRDVLRPGVPAVLIIEDDPDFAAVLARLCRDRGLHALAAATGEDGLELARAKSPAAVVLDIRLPGMSGWEVLDAFKRDPALRHIPVHVMSGADGGLDALRRGAVGFLPKPATRESLEEALGRLERVWTSDIKDLLLVEDDEALRTAVTALIGDPGVRIRQAGSGAQALQALEQGRFDCMILDLGLPDMTGFELLDRMKARCPAGPPPVIVYTGRELSREEERRLREQADSIIVKGVRSEERLIDETALFLHQVVRAMPQRKREAILHLYEKDAAFKDRTVLLVDDDMRNLFALAQVLQEKGLAVLKAEDGPTALALLESEPRVDLVLMDIMMPGMDGYEAIRRIRAERRFQGLPVIALTAKAMREDREKCLEAGASDYLSKPVDVDRLLSVMRVWLHK, from the coding sequence ATGGGCATCAACGACTTCTCCATAGGCACGCGGCTCAAGGTCGGCTTCGCCTTGATGCTTTTTCTGACCATGGCCGTGGGCGCCGTGGCCCTCGGCCAGATCGACACGCTCTCCCGGATCACCGAGCGCCTTTACAGCCATCCATTCGCCGTGAACACTGCCCTGCGCGACATGCGCGGCAACACGAGGGTCATCGACGCAGCCCTGGCCGAACTGGTCCCCGGGGTCCCCCCGGCTGCCGTGGAGTCCCGCCGGAGTGAAATCCTGAAGAGTTTCGAACATCTGCACGAGCATTTTGCCCTGGCAGAGGAACGCTACCTTGGCGGCAAGGAGGACAGGGTCGCGGTGCGGGAGGCGATCCAGGAATGGCGCGGACTCGTGGACCAGGCCCTGGCCTCGCACCGGGAGGGACGCCCCCGCGAGGAGCAGGTCCGCTCCGTCACGTCGGCCAGGCGCTACTCCCAGGAATGTCTGCAACGCATCCAGGTGATGCTCGATTTCGCGGGCAACCGCGCCCGGCTCTTTCTGGAAGAAGCCCGGCGGGAGCGGGAAGACGCCATCCTGTTCATGCTCGTTCTCCTCTCCCTGGCGGTGGTGGCGGCCGGTACGGTGGCCGCCTTCGTCACCCGGGGCATCACCGTGCCCCTGGGCGAGGTGGTGGGGCGCCTCAAGGGCGTGGCCGCGGGCGACATTGGCGATCCGCTCTCGATGACTCGAAGGGACGAGATGGGCGAGCTGGCCCGGGCCTTCGGCCTGTTGCGCGCCGGGCTGGAGGACAAGATCGGCGTGGCCCGCGCCGTGGCCGAGGGCGACCTCACCCGCGAGGCCGTCCCGTCCTCGGAGCGCGACGCCCTGGGCCAGGCCCTGGACCGCATGATCCGCGCCCTGCGCCTGGCCTCCCAGGCCAACGCCCTCAACGACTGGCACAAGACCGGCAGGACCGAACTGGCCGCCCTGCTCGTGGGAGAAGAGGACGCGCACGCCATGGCCGCCCGCGTGGTCTCCTTCCTGGCGCGCTGGCTGGACGCCCAGGTCGGCGCGCTCTATGCGCGGGGCGACGGCGCGTTCCGCCTGTACGGCAGCTACGCCTTCACCCCGCGCGGCGAATTGCCGGAGTCCTTCCGGCCGGGCGAGGGGCTGGTGGGGCAGGCCGCGCTGGAGGGGCGCATCCTCGCCGTGGACCGGCTGCCCGGAGACGCCCTGCGCGTGAACTCCGCCCTGGTCGATGCCCGGCCGGGCAGCGTGGTCCTGGTCCCCATGGCGCACGAGGGCGAGGTGCTGGCCGTGCTGGAGCTGGGGGCGTTCGGGGAATTCGACGACGCGAAGCTCGAATTCCTTGAGTCCGTGTCCGGGGCCGTGGCCCAGGCCTTCGCCTCCATGGAGAACCAGCGCCGCCTGCGCGTCCTCCTGGACGAGACCCAGGCCCAGGCCGTGCGCCTCCAGGTGCAGCAGGAGGAGTTGCGCTCCACCAACGAGGAGCTGGAGCAGCAGGCCAACGCCCTGCGCGCCTCCGAGGAGGAGCTTCAGCAGCAACAGGAGGAATTGCGCGCCGTCAACGAGGAACTTTTCGAGAAGAACCGTTTCCTGGAGCTGCAGAAGGCCGAGATCAGCCTCAAGAACGTGGAGCTGGACAACATCCGCGTGGGCCTGGAGCAGAAGGCCCGGGAACTGGAACGCTCCGGGCGCTACAAGTCGGAATTCCTGGCCAACATGTCCCATGAGCTGCGCACGCCCCTCAACAGCCTGCTGCTGCTCTCGCGAAGCCTCATGGACAACCCCGGGGGCAACCTCTCCGCCGAGCAGGTGGAGTACGCCCGCATCATCCACCGCAGCGGCAACGACCTGCTGGGGCTCATCAACGAGATTCTCGACCTCTCCCGTATCGAGGCCGGGCGCATGGACCTGGATCTGGAGAACGCCGGGCCGCGCGACATGGCCCAGAACCTGCGCGAAACCTTCGAGGCCCTGGCCCGCGAGAAAGGCCTCTCCCTTCTGGTGGAGGTGGAGGAGGCCCTGCCCGCGACCGTGCGTACGGACCCCCGGCGCGTGGAGCAGATCCTGCGCAACCTGGTCTCCAATGCCGTAAAGTTCACCGAGCAGGGCGGCGTGACGGTGCGCTTCGCGACCCGCGGGGAGGGTTCCATGGCCGTCTCGGTGGCCGACACCGGGGCGGGCATTCCCGAAGACAAGCATCAGGCCGTGTTCGAGGCCTTTCGGCAGCTGGAGGGCGGCACGGACCGCAGGCACGGCGGCACGGGCCTGGGCCTGACCATCTCCCGCGAGCTGGCCCGGCTTCTGGGCGGGGAGATCCTGCTCGAAAGCCGTTCCGGCGAAGGGGCCACCTTCACGCTCGTGCTGCCCCTGGAAGGCCCGCCCTCCGCCGGCGATCCAGCGGGGACCGCGCGCGCGGACCAAGGCGGCGACGCAGCGGCGTCGGGCGTCTTCTCCGGGGCGGACCCGGTCCGGGACGCTGCGCCCCGGGAGCGTCCCCGCACGCCGCCCCCCGCCGTCATTTCCGACGACCGGGACGTTCTGCGCCCCGGCGTGCCCGCCGTCCTGATCATCGAGGACGACCCGGACTTCGCCGCCGTGCTGGCCCGCCTCTGTCGGGACAGGGGGCTCCACGCCCTGGCGGCGGCCACGGGCGAGGACGGCCTGGAACTTGCCCGCGCCAAGTCCCCGGCGGCGGTTGTGCTGGACATCAGGCTCCCGGGCATGAGCGGCTGGGAAGTGCTCGACGCCTTCAAGCGCGACCCGGCCCTGCGCCACATCCCCGTGCACGTGATGTCCGGGGCCGACGGCGGCCTGGACGCCCTGCGCAGGGGCGCGGTGGGCTTTCTCCCCAAGCCCGCCACGCGCGAGAGCCTGGAGGAGGCCCTGGGCCGCCTGGAGCGCGTCTGGACCAGCGACATCAAGGACCTGCTCCTGGTGGAGGACGACGAGGCCCTGCGCACGGCCGTAACGGCCCTCATCGGCGATCCCGGCGTGCGCATCCGCCAGGCGGGCAGCGGCGCGCAGGCCCTCCAGGCCCTGGAGCAGGGCCGCTTCGACTGCATGATCCTGGACCTTGGCCTGCCCGACATGACGGGATTCGAACTGCTCGACCGCATGAAGGCGCGGTGCCCCGCCGGTCCGCCTCCGGTGATCGTCTACACCGGCAGGGAACTCAGCCGCGAGGAGGAACGCCGTCTGCGCGAACAGGCCGACTCCATCATCGTCAAGGGCGTACGCTCCGAAGAGCGGCTCATCGACGAGACGGCCCTCTTCCTGCACCAGGTGGTCCGGGCGATGCCCCAGCGCAAGCGCGAGGCCATCCTGCACCTCTACGAAAAGGACGCCGCCTTCAAGGACCGCACCGTGCTCCTGGTGGACGACGACATGCGCAACCTTTTCGCCCTGGCCCAGGTGCTCCAGGAAAAGGGGCTGGCCGTGCTCAAGGCCGAGGACGGCCCCACGGCCCTGGCCCTGCTCGAAAGCGAGCCCCGCGTGGACCTCGTGCTCATGGACATCATGATGCCGGGCATGGACGGCTACGAGGCCATCCGGCGCATCCGCGCCGAGCGCCGCTTCCAGGGCCTGCCCGTGATCGCCCTTACGGCCAAGGCCATGCGCGAGGACCGCGAGAAATGCCTGGAGGCCGGGGCCAGCGACTACCTCTCCAAACCCGTGGACGTGGACAGGCTTTTGTCCGTCATGCGGGTATGGCTGCACAAGTAG
- a CDS encoding extracellular solute-binding protein: MDLVHYWTGDLSGGIENMIEEFNRQAAGYSVVPVGLEHEMFKVGILSRIASGKKPMLFSYWAGAKVQALVDAGSVDPLDAIWNTGGLRQCFTPAVASACIYNGRPFAIPVTQHYVAFFYNKRLFASHGLTTPATWTELVQLCERIASLGVTPIALGNRERWPAQFWFDYILLRTAGPQYRQELMQGLRAYTDPEVRRVFDLWGQLIEKGAFTARPEADDWAGAAGAVRDGTAAMTLMGTWIIGHYSGDPSWSEGEDYDFFVFPTIDPGVPLAALGPIDVLLKSRGGTSEAGDTALLFFAGVQAQTAMSRGSGALAPNTGVPGDAYSDMRRRILAATYRAPHWAFNYDLATPQSAADIGLGCFSAFLKHPETIDALLQNTQHRMASIFLPQTR, encoded by the coding sequence GTGGATTTGGTCCACTACTGGACGGGCGACCTGAGCGGCGGCATCGAGAACATGATCGAAGAGTTCAACCGCCAGGCCGCCGGATACTCCGTGGTGCCGGTGGGACTGGAACACGAGATGTTCAAGGTCGGCATCCTCTCCAGGATCGCAAGCGGCAAGAAGCCCATGCTTTTTTCCTATTGGGCCGGGGCCAAGGTCCAGGCCCTGGTGGACGCAGGCTCTGTGGACCCGCTCGACGCGATCTGGAACACCGGAGGGCTGCGGCAATGCTTCACGCCCGCTGTGGCTTCGGCCTGCATCTACAACGGCAGGCCCTTCGCCATCCCGGTCACCCAGCACTACGTAGCCTTTTTCTACAACAAACGGCTCTTCGCCTCCCACGGTCTGACCACGCCAGCCACTTGGACCGAGCTGGTGCAGCTCTGCGAGCGCATTGCGTCTTTGGGGGTCACGCCCATAGCGCTGGGCAACCGCGAGCGTTGGCCTGCCCAGTTCTGGTTCGACTACATCCTGCTGCGCACAGCCGGGCCGCAATACAGGCAGGAATTGATGCAGGGCCTGCGCGCCTACACGGATCCGGAGGTGCGGCGGGTCTTCGATCTCTGGGGGCAACTCATCGAGAAAGGAGCGTTCACGGCCCGCCCCGAAGCGGACGACTGGGCCGGCGCGGCCGGCGCGGTGCGCGACGGAACGGCCGCCATGACGCTCATGGGCACCTGGATCATCGGCCATTACAGCGGCGATCCGTCCTGGAGCGAGGGAGAGGACTACGATTTCTTCGTGTTCCCCACCATCGACCCCGGCGTGCCGCTGGCGGCCCTGGGTCCCATCGACGTGCTGCTGAAATCCCGGGGCGGGACGAGCGAGGCCGGGGACACGGCCCTCTTGTTCTTCGCCGGGGTGCAGGCCCAGACCGCCATGAGCCGTGGCTCCGGGGCCCTGGCCCCCAATACCGGCGTGCCGGGAGACGCCTACAGCGACATGCGGCGGCGAATCCTGGCTGCCACCTACCGGGCCCCTCATTGGGCCTTCAACTACGACCTCGCCACGCCGCAGTCCGCCGCCGACATCGGGCTGGGGTGCTTCAGCGCCTTCCTCAAGCACCCCGAGACCATCGACGCTCTCCTGCAAAACACCCAGCACCGCATGGCGAGCATTTTCCTGCCCCAGACCCGGTGA
- a CDS encoding GHMP family kinase ATP-binding protein, translated as MIIAKSPVRLSFGGGGTDLPAYYEEHGGAVLSVTIDKYFHTVLQEIPGREIEISSSDYQLHQRIADLDQANLKDALRIPKAMLRHFGIRSGVLLQLKSDIPPGSGLGLSGAVATSLARALGAYAGQALDKAQVAELATHIELTVLGRPIGMQDQYASAHGGLNFLTFDASGTRVEPVALARERLTELRAHLMLFHTGSSRDSARILEGQRQATSGRDQSVLDALHRVKETAHRMREIVTTGDIPSIGRLLHESWQQKKRFSSKVSNPEIDRYYETAMANGALGGKITGAGGGGFLLVFADPSAHTGISRELTALGLQELDFDFEDGGSQITLDSAGRFKATITPEGYLLGMRAVVSRLDKRQIGRIAQLLHEAYEADKQVFIMGNGGSAATASHFCSDLAKTVAVNGRRGFRAIPLTDNIPLMTAWGNDVGFEDIFSGQLRNLLNAGDVVIGISGGGMSPNVIKAMELARERGARTVGLTGFAGGRLKDVAEECFIVPSENCQFIEDVHMMLVHLLTSVVRERLAGDQGIG; from the coding sequence ATGATCATCGCCAAATCCCCGGTCCGCCTGAGCTTCGGCGGCGGCGGCACCGACCTCCCGGCCTACTACGAGGAACACGGCGGGGCCGTGCTCTCCGTGACCATCGACAAGTATTTCCATACCGTGCTCCAGGAGATCCCCGGCCGCGAGATCGAGATATCCTCCTCGGACTACCAGCTCCACCAGCGCATCGCGGACCTGGACCAGGCCAACCTCAAGGACGCCCTGCGCATCCCCAAGGCCATGCTGCGCCACTTCGGCATCCGTTCCGGGGTGCTCCTGCAGCTCAAGAGCGACATTCCGCCCGGGTCGGGCCTGGGGCTTTCGGGCGCGGTGGCCACCAGCCTGGCGCGCGCCCTGGGGGCCTACGCCGGGCAGGCCCTGGACAAGGCCCAGGTGGCCGAGCTGGCCACGCACATCGAACTGACGGTGCTTGGCCGCCCCATCGGCATGCAGGACCAGTACGCCTCGGCCCACGGCGGACTGAACTTCCTCACGTTCGACGCCTCGGGCACGCGCGTGGAGCCCGTGGCGCTCGCCCGCGAGCGCCTGACGGAGTTGCGCGCCCACCTGATGCTCTTCCACACCGGCTCCTCGCGCGACTCCGCGCGCATCCTGGAAGGCCAGCGCCAGGCCACCAGCGGCCGCGACCAGTCCGTGCTGGACGCCCTGCACCGCGTGAAGGAGACGGCGCACCGCATGCGCGAGATCGTCACCACCGGGGACATCCCGAGCATCGGGCGGCTCCTGCACGAGTCCTGGCAGCAGAAGAAGCGCTTCTCCTCCAAGGTCTCCAACCCCGAGATCGACCGCTACTACGAGACGGCCATGGCCAACGGCGCCCTGGGCGGCAAGATCACGGGCGCGGGCGGGGGGGGCTTCCTTCTCGTGTTCGCCGACCCCTCGGCGCATACGGGCATCAGTCGGGAGCTGACCGCCCTGGGGCTCCAGGAGCTGGATTTCGACTTCGAGGACGGCGGCTCCCAGATCACCCTGGACAGCGCCGGGCGCTTCAAGGCCACCATCACGCCCGAGGGCTACCTGCTGGGCATGCGCGCGGTGGTCAGCCGCCTGGACAAGCGCCAGATCGGGCGCATCGCGCAACTCCTGCACGAGGCCTACGAGGCCGACAAGCAGGTGTTCATCATGGGCAACGGCGGGTCTGCGGCCACGGCCTCGCACTTCTGCTCGGACCTGGCCAAGACCGTGGCGGTCAACGGTCGGCGCGGCTTCAGGGCCATCCCGCTCACGGACAACATCCCGCTCATGACGGCCTGGGGCAACGACGTGGGCTTCGAGGACATCTTCTCGGGCCAGCTGCGCAACCTGCTCAACGCGGGCGACGTGGTGATCGGCATCTCGGGGGGCGGCATGAGCCCCAACGTGATCAAGGCCATGGAGCTGGCCAGGGAGCGCGGCGCGCGCACGGTGGGGCTCACGGGCTTCGCCGGGGGCAGGCTCAAAGACGTGGCGGAGGAGTGCTTCATCGTGCCCTCGGAGAACTGTCAGTTCATCGAGGACGTGCACATGATGCTGGTGCACCTGCTGACCAGCGTGGTGCGCGAGCGCCTGGCCGGGGATCAGGGCATCGGCTGA
- a CDS encoding B12-binding domain-containing radical SAM protein codes for MATILFLQRDGYEAFGPMYLSAALKARGHRADVIVQAEEGRGFWDAVGRAGADVVAFSIMSGVHQWAADTALEAKRRFGLRVVAGGPHCTFFPEFIREPGIDALCRGEAEDALADYLDALDAGGDGAGVPGFLVKTASGVAEADLYPLRADLDELPPPDRTLYAARYPALAAGSGAEVMPARGCPYSCSFCYNKLIRGLYKGKGPYIRRHSPERVLEEMESLLRERRGSLTHFSFVDDLFVQDRPWLEEFLAGYARRVGLPYMCSVRANLVDESLVDLLARSGCRMVSFGVESGDDALRNDVLGKKISRAQIERTAALLTARGIVFSTFNMFNLPGETLDKALETLRLNQALGPLNHPWSGLLQPYRGTGVYDQALALGLIGAAESGARRFDSPTVRQPDTEALDAFSAYFYWMSRHPALERLLLPLARRRVRPLERLASLAASLARHTALNRPFQGWGALATGLSAGLKRIKSYL; via the coding sequence GTGGCCACCATCCTCTTCCTCCAGCGCGACGGCTACGAAGCCTTCGGCCCCATGTACCTCTCCGCCGCCCTCAAGGCGCGCGGACACCGGGCCGACGTGATCGTCCAGGCCGAAGAGGGCCGCGGCTTCTGGGACGCAGTGGGCCGCGCCGGGGCCGACGTGGTCGCCTTCTCCATCATGAGCGGCGTGCACCAGTGGGCCGCCGACACCGCCCTGGAGGCCAAGCGCCGCTTCGGCCTGCGCGTGGTGGCAGGCGGGCCGCACTGCACCTTCTTCCCCGAGTTCATCCGGGAGCCCGGCATCGACGCCCTCTGCCGGGGCGAAGCCGAGGACGCCCTGGCCGACTACCTGGACGCCCTGGACGCGGGCGGCGACGGCGCGGGCGTCCCGGGTTTCCTGGTCAAGACCGCCTCGGGCGTCGCGGAGGCCGATCTCTATCCCCTGCGCGCCGACCTGGACGAGCTGCCACCGCCGGACCGCACCCTCTACGCCGCGCGCTACCCCGCCCTGGCCGCCGGCTCCGGGGCCGAGGTGATGCCCGCGCGCGGCTGCCCCTACAGCTGCAGCTTCTGCTACAACAAGCTGATCCGGGGGCTCTACAAGGGCAAAGGCCCCTACATCCGCCGCCACTCCCCGGAGCGCGTGCTGGAAGAGATGGAATCCCTGCTGCGGGAGCGCCGGGGCAGCCTCACGCATTTCTCCTTCGTGGACGACCTTTTCGTGCAGGACAGGCCCTGGCTGGAGGAGTTCCTGGCGGGCTACGCCCGGCGCGTGGGCCTGCCCTACATGTGCTCCGTGCGCGCCAATCTGGTGGACGAGTCCCTGGTGGACCTCCTGGCTCGTTCAGGATGCCGGATGGTCTCCTTCGGCGTGGAGAGCGGCGACGACGCCCTGCGCAACGACGTGCTGGGCAAGAAGATCTCGCGCGCCCAGATCGAGCGCACGGCGGCGCTGCTCACGGCCCGGGGCATCGTGTTCTCCACTTTCAACATGTTCAACCTCCCGGGCGAGACCCTGGATAAGGCCCTGGAGACCCTGCGCCTGAACCAGGCGCTCGGGCCGCTCAACCACCCGTGGTCCGGGCTTTTGCAGCCCTACCGGGGCACGGGAGTCTACGACCAGGCCCTGGCCCTGGGCCTCATCGGGGCCGCCGAGAGCGGTGCGCGCCGCTTCGACAGCCCCACCGTCCGCCAGCCCGACACCGAGGCCCTGGACGCCTTCAGCGCATACTTCTACTGGATGTCGCGCCACCCCGCCCTGGAGCGCCTGCTCCTGCCGCTTGCGCGGCGCAGGGTGCGGCCCCTGGAGCGGCTGGCGTCCCTGGCGGCGTCGCTTGCGCGCCATACGGCCCTCAACCGGCCTTTCCAGGGCTGGGGCGCGCTGGCCACCGGCCTTTCGGCCGGGCTCAAACGCATCAAAAGTTATCTGTGA
- a CDS encoding GNAT family N-acetyltransferase, producing the protein MNPTCLARQAFDSEAFAVDYYRVVNPAPEPLGRELDALAGPFMADAKLDAQDIEGSKALQRLGFRKVCTQPAFVLDLAGARGAAAGEPQAACALPETDLAAHAANFPFSRFGLDPMIAPEERTRHQARWIANTMASPDVLKFLDNGAFVSFKIRDAVAVIDLISVLPAARGRGSLLLGRLKAWAAARGLKRIEVTTESENVPACLFYQKNGYRLERASVALHMRK; encoded by the coding sequence TTGAACCCCACCTGCCTCGCGCGGCAGGCCTTCGACAGCGAGGCCTTCGCCGTGGACTACTACCGCGTGGTCAACCCCGCCCCGGAACCCCTGGGCCGCGAACTGGACGCCCTGGCCGGACCCTTCATGGCCGACGCCAAGCTCGACGCCCAGGACATCGAGGGTTCCAAGGCCCTGCAGCGCCTGGGCTTCCGCAAGGTCTGCACCCAGCCCGCCTTCGTGCTGGACCTGGCCGGGGCGCGCGGCGCGGCCGCCGGTGAACCCCAGGCCGCCTGCGCGCTCCCCGAAACGGACCTGGCCGCCCACGCCGCCAACTTTCCCTTCAGCCGCTTCGGGCTGGACCCCATGATCGCCCCGGAGGAGCGCACGCGCCACCAGGCCCGTTGGATCGCCAACACCATGGCCTCGCCCGACGTGCTCAAGTTCCTGGACAACGGGGCCTTCGTGAGCTTCAAGATCAGGGACGCCGTTGCAGTCATCGACCTCATCTCCGTGCTCCCGGCGGCGCGCGGCCGGGGCTCCCTGCTCCTGGGCCGCCTCAAGGCCTGGGCCGCCGCCAGGGGGCTCAAACGCATCGAAGTGACCACCGAGAGCGAAAACGTCCCGGCCTGCCTCTTCTACCAGAAGAACGGCTACCGCCTGGAGCGCGCCAGCGTGGCCCTGCACATGCGCAAGTAG